A region of Etheostoma cragini isolate CJK2018 chromosome 2, CSU_Ecrag_1.0, whole genome shotgun sequence DNA encodes the following proteins:
- the gtpbp1l gene encoding GTP binding protein 1, like isoform X1 gives MASLTATEAATCPGAIPAAESIVPACMFAPDQGCADDPCSVAGFEDGEGTNGESADHLDLSSKLVLVSPTGQQYDSLLRHLREQIDEGCGETIFVVGMGSDGGDYGLDDKDMDASVATVRSLCEQIEADLILLRERTDTGGKIQDYLIRRRVGEQDFLEVRVAVVGNVDAGKSTLLGVLTHGELDNGRGFARQKLFRHKHEMESGRTSSVGNDILGFDQEGQVVNKPDSHGGSLDWTKICEKSSKVITFIDLAGHEKYLKTTVFGMTGHLPDFCMLMVGSNAGIVGMTKEHLGLALALNVPVFVVVTKIDMCPANILQETLKLLQRLLKSQGCRKIPVLVQNKDDVIVTASNFSSERMCPIFQISNVTGENMDLLKMFLNLLSSRTNFNNDEPAEFQIDDTYSVPGVGTVVSGTTLRGMIRLNDTLLLGPDPLGTFIPIAVKSIHRKRMPVKEVRGGQTASFALKKIKRSYIRKGMVMVSPKLLPQATWEFEAEILVLHHPTTISPRYQAMVHCGSIRQTATILTMNKDCLRTGDKATVHFRFIKTPEYLHCDHKLVFREGRTKAVGTITKLLQAVNTQAAKAQQAKMQASKKTFKDGTAANEEAGSTARPPSPNTAQLPTVAEEEALSKDGNKENKLKSGGGGRRRGGQRHRGKGLSAEAISTAVPAGAAGTA, from the exons ATGGCGTCGTTAACGGCGACAGAAGCAGCGACATGCCCGGGTGCAATACCAGCAGCAGAATCCATAGTGCCCGCTTGTATGTTTGCACCGGACCAGGGATGTGCCGACGACCCATGCAGCGTAGCGGGCTTTGAGGACGGCGAGGGTACAAACGGCGAGTCCGCGGATCATTTAGACTTGAGCAGCAAG CTTGTCCTAGTGAGTCCAACAGGGCAACAGTACGATTCATTACTACGACATCTGAGGGAGCAGATAGATGAGGGCTGCGGGGAGACAATCTTTGTGGTCGGGATGGGCTCAG ATGGGGGTGACTATGGTCTGGATGACAAAGACATGGACGCGTCGGTCGCCACGGTGCGGTCGCTGTGTGAACAGATTGAGGCTGACCTGATCTTGCTGAGGGAAAGGACAGACACTGGCGGAAAGATTCAGGACTACCTCATCCGCCGGCGTGTGGGCGAGCAGGATTTCCTGGAAGTCAG AGTGGCGGTGGTAGGGAATGTGGACGCGGGGAAGAGCACTCTGCTTGGGGTTTTGACCCATGGTGAGCTGGACAATGGCAGAGGCTTTGCTCGCCAGAAGCTCTTTAGACACAAACATGAAATGGAGAGTGGCAGGACCAGCAGTGTGGGCAATGATATCCTGGGGTTTGACCAGGAGGGACAG GTGGTGAACAAGCCAGACAGCCACGGTGGCAGCCTTGACTGGACCAAGATCTGTGAGAAATCCTCAAAAGTTATCACCTTTATTGACCTGGCTGGCCATGAAAAGTACCTCAAGACCACTGTATTTGGCATGACGGGACACCTGCCTGATTTCTGCATGCTCATG GTTGGCAGTAACGCTGGCATTGTTGGCATGACCAAAGAGCATCTGGGTCTGGCTCTGGCCCTGAATGTGCCGGTGTTTGTAGTGGTTACTAAGATAGACATGTGTCCGGCCAACATCCTGCAAG aGACGCTAAAATTGTTGCAGCGGTTATTAAAGTCACAAGGCTGCAGGAAAATCCCCGTGCTGGTCCAGAACAAGGATGATGTCATCGTCACAGCCTCCAACTTCAGCTCTGAGAG GATGTGTCCAATTTTTCAGATTTCAAATGTGACGGGGGAGAACATGGATCTGCTGAAGATGTTCCTCAACCTCCTTTCTTCTCGGACCAACTTCAACAACGATGAGCCTGCTGAGTTCCAAATAGACGACACATACTCAGTACCG GGAGTGGGCACAGTAGTTTCAGGGACTACGTTACGTGGAATGATACGCCTCAACGACACACTGCTTTTAGGCCCAGACCCGCTGGGCACCTTCATCCCCATAGCAGTTAAATCCATCCACCGCAAGAGGATGCCTGTCAAAGAGGTTCGAGGTGGACAGACAGCGTCCTTTGCCCTCAAAAAG ATCAAACGTTCATATATAAGGAAAGGCATGGTGATGGTTTCCCCAAAGTTGCTGCCACAGGCCACCTGGGAGTTTGAGGCTGAGATTTTGGTGCTGCATCACCCCACCACGATATCCCCCCGATACCAGGCCATGG TTCACTGTGGCAGCATCAGGCAGACCGCCACAATCCTGACCATGAACAAAGACTGTCTGCGGACAGGGGACAAGGCCACAGTCCATTTCCGCTTCATCAAGACTCCAGAGTACCTGCACTGTGACCACAAACTGGTGTTCAGAGAAGGACGCACCAAAGCTGTGGGCACCATCACCAAG CTTCTCCAAGCAGTGAACACCCAGGCAGCGAAAGCCCAGCAGGCCAAGATGCAGGCCAGTAAGAAGACTTTTAAAGACGGCACGGCAGCCAATGAAGAGGCTGGATCCACTGCACGACCGCCCAGTCCTAACACAGCACAGCTACCA ACAGTGGCAGAGGAGGAGGCGCTATCTAAAGATGGCAACAAAGAGAACAAG CTCAAGTCGGGAGGGGGAGGACGCAGGAGAGGAGGTCAGAGACATCGAGGGAAAGGCCTGAGTGCTGAAGCTATCTCCACAGCCGTGCCTGCCGGAGCTGCCGGCACCGCCTGA
- the LOC117952593 gene encoding beta-galactoside-binding lectin-like: MFLQPFPRLSLPAASVTSVIKTTHLPAELHHWRSSPLKTAAMLIKDMTFKEGQEFKIRVKPKDDCSSFAINFGHDTENIAMHFNPRFDSNTIIFNSLSGGCWGSEQCEGNFPFMRGEECKFHITFNSSQFYIRLPDGSMLNFPNRLGDVKYKYFDVSGDARIIGVKIK; this comes from the exons ATGTTTTTACAACCCTTTCCTCGTTTGTCACTTCCTGCCGCCAGCGTCACCAGTGTTATAAAGACCACTCACCTGCCTGCAGAGCTTCATCACTGGAGGAGCAGCCCACTGAAGACAGCAGCCATG TTAATCAAGGATATGACATTCAAGGAGGGGCAGGAGTTTAAGATCCGCGTCAAGCCCAAGGACGACTGCAGTTC CTTTGCCATCAACTTTGGTCATGACACTGAGAACATCGCAATGCACTTCAACCCCCGTTTCGACTCCAACACCATCATCTTCAATTCCTTGTCCGGGGGATGCTGGGGCTCCGAGCAATGTGAGGGAAACTTCCCCTTTATGCGTGGGGAGGAATGCAAG TTTCACATCACCTTCAACAGTTCGCAGTTTTACATCAGGCTCCCTGACGGCTCCATGTTGAACTTCCCCAACCGACTGGGAGAcgtcaagtacaagtactttgaTGTCAGCGGTGATGCAAGGATCATCGGTGTCAAGATCAAATAG
- the gtpbp1l gene encoding GTP binding protein 1, like isoform X3 — MASLTATEAATCPGAIPAAESIVPACMFAPDQGCADDPCSVAGFEDGEGTNGESADHLDLSSKLVLVSPTGQQYDSLLRHLREQIDEGCGETIFVVGMGSDGGDYGLDDKDMDASVATVRSLCEQIEADLILLRERTDTGGKIQDYLIRRRVGEQDFLEVRVAVVGNVDAGKSTLLGVLTHGELDNGRGFARQKLFRHKHEMESGRTSSVGNDILGFDQEGQVVNKPDSHGGSLDWTKICEKSSKVITFIDLAGHEKYLKTTVFGMTGHLPDFCMLMVGSNAGIVGMTKEHLGLALALNVPVFVVVTKIDMCPANILQETLKLLQRLLKSQGCRKIPVLVQNKDDVIVTASNFSSERMCPIFQISNVTGENMDLLKMFLNLLSSRTNFNNDEPAEFQIDDTYSVPGVGTVVSGTTLRGMIRLNDTLLLGPDPLGTFIPIAVKSIHRKRMPVKEVRGGQTASFALKKIKRSYIRKGMVMVSPKLLPQATWEFEAEILVLHHPTTISPRYQAMVHCGSIRQTATILTMNKDCLRTGDKATVHFRFIKTPEYLHCDHKLVFREGRTKAVGTITKLLQAVNTQAAKAQQAKMQASKKTFKDGTAANEEAGSTARPPSPNTVQLKSGGGGRRRGGQRHRGKGLSAEAISTAVPAGAAGTA; from the exons ATGGCGTCGTTAACGGCGACAGAAGCAGCGACATGCCCGGGTGCAATACCAGCAGCAGAATCCATAGTGCCCGCTTGTATGTTTGCACCGGACCAGGGATGTGCCGACGACCCATGCAGCGTAGCGGGCTTTGAGGACGGCGAGGGTACAAACGGCGAGTCCGCGGATCATTTAGACTTGAGCAGCAAG CTTGTCCTAGTGAGTCCAACAGGGCAACAGTACGATTCATTACTACGACATCTGAGGGAGCAGATAGATGAGGGCTGCGGGGAGACAATCTTTGTGGTCGGGATGGGCTCAG ATGGGGGTGACTATGGTCTGGATGACAAAGACATGGACGCGTCGGTCGCCACGGTGCGGTCGCTGTGTGAACAGATTGAGGCTGACCTGATCTTGCTGAGGGAAAGGACAGACACTGGCGGAAAGATTCAGGACTACCTCATCCGCCGGCGTGTGGGCGAGCAGGATTTCCTGGAAGTCAG AGTGGCGGTGGTAGGGAATGTGGACGCGGGGAAGAGCACTCTGCTTGGGGTTTTGACCCATGGTGAGCTGGACAATGGCAGAGGCTTTGCTCGCCAGAAGCTCTTTAGACACAAACATGAAATGGAGAGTGGCAGGACCAGCAGTGTGGGCAATGATATCCTGGGGTTTGACCAGGAGGGACAG GTGGTGAACAAGCCAGACAGCCACGGTGGCAGCCTTGACTGGACCAAGATCTGTGAGAAATCCTCAAAAGTTATCACCTTTATTGACCTGGCTGGCCATGAAAAGTACCTCAAGACCACTGTATTTGGCATGACGGGACACCTGCCTGATTTCTGCATGCTCATG GTTGGCAGTAACGCTGGCATTGTTGGCATGACCAAAGAGCATCTGGGTCTGGCTCTGGCCCTGAATGTGCCGGTGTTTGTAGTGGTTACTAAGATAGACATGTGTCCGGCCAACATCCTGCAAG aGACGCTAAAATTGTTGCAGCGGTTATTAAAGTCACAAGGCTGCAGGAAAATCCCCGTGCTGGTCCAGAACAAGGATGATGTCATCGTCACAGCCTCCAACTTCAGCTCTGAGAG GATGTGTCCAATTTTTCAGATTTCAAATGTGACGGGGGAGAACATGGATCTGCTGAAGATGTTCCTCAACCTCCTTTCTTCTCGGACCAACTTCAACAACGATGAGCCTGCTGAGTTCCAAATAGACGACACATACTCAGTACCG GGAGTGGGCACAGTAGTTTCAGGGACTACGTTACGTGGAATGATACGCCTCAACGACACACTGCTTTTAGGCCCAGACCCGCTGGGCACCTTCATCCCCATAGCAGTTAAATCCATCCACCGCAAGAGGATGCCTGTCAAAGAGGTTCGAGGTGGACAGACAGCGTCCTTTGCCCTCAAAAAG ATCAAACGTTCATATATAAGGAAAGGCATGGTGATGGTTTCCCCAAAGTTGCTGCCACAGGCCACCTGGGAGTTTGAGGCTGAGATTTTGGTGCTGCATCACCCCACCACGATATCCCCCCGATACCAGGCCATGG TTCACTGTGGCAGCATCAGGCAGACCGCCACAATCCTGACCATGAACAAAGACTGTCTGCGGACAGGGGACAAGGCCACAGTCCATTTCCGCTTCATCAAGACTCCAGAGTACCTGCACTGTGACCACAAACTGGTGTTCAGAGAAGGACGCACCAAAGCTGTGGGCACCATCACCAAG CTTCTCCAAGCAGTGAACACCCAGGCAGCGAAAGCCCAGCAGGCCAAGATGCAGGCCAGTAAGAAGACTTTTAAAGACGGCACGGCAGCCAATGAAGAGGCTGGATCCACTGCACGACCGCCCAGTCCTAACACAG TACAGCTCAAGTCGGGAGGGGGAGGACGCAGGAGAGGAGGTCAGAGACATCGAGGGAAAGGCCTGAGTGCTGAAGCTATCTCCACAGCCGTGCCTGCCGGAGCTGCCGGCACCGCCTGA
- the gtpbp1l gene encoding GTP binding protein 1, like isoform X2 → MASLTATEAATCPGAIPAAESIVPACMFAPDQGCADDPCSVAGFEDGEGTNGESADHLDLSSKLVLVSPTGQQYDSLLRHLREQIDEGCGETIFVVGMGSDGGDYGLDDKDMDASVATVRSLCEQIEADLILLRERTDTGGKIQDYLIRRRVGEQDFLEVRVAVVGNVDAGKSTLLGVLTHGELDNGRGFARQKLFRHKHEMESGRTSSVGNDILGFDQEGQVVNKPDSHGGSLDWTKICEKSSKVITFIDLAGHEKYLKTTVFGMTGHLPDFCMLMVGSNAGIVGMTKEHLGLALALNVPVFVVVTKIDMCPANILQETLKLLQRLLKSQGCRKIPVLVQNKDDVIVTASNFSSERMCPIFQISNVTGENMDLLKMFLNLLSSRTNFNNDEPAEFQIDDTYSVPGVGTVVSGTTLRGMIRLNDTLLLGPDPLGTFIPIAVKSIHRKRMPVKEVRGGQTASFALKKIKRSYIRKGMVMVSPKLLPQATWEFEAEILVLHHPTTISPRYQAMVHCGSIRQTATILTMNKDCLRTGDKATVHFRFIKTPEYLHCDHKLVFREGRTKAVGTITKLLQAVNTQAAKAQQAKMQASKKTFKDGTAANEEAGSTARPPSPNTAQLPLKSGGGGRRRGGQRHRGKGLSAEAISTAVPAGAAGTA, encoded by the exons ATGGCGTCGTTAACGGCGACAGAAGCAGCGACATGCCCGGGTGCAATACCAGCAGCAGAATCCATAGTGCCCGCTTGTATGTTTGCACCGGACCAGGGATGTGCCGACGACCCATGCAGCGTAGCGGGCTTTGAGGACGGCGAGGGTACAAACGGCGAGTCCGCGGATCATTTAGACTTGAGCAGCAAG CTTGTCCTAGTGAGTCCAACAGGGCAACAGTACGATTCATTACTACGACATCTGAGGGAGCAGATAGATGAGGGCTGCGGGGAGACAATCTTTGTGGTCGGGATGGGCTCAG ATGGGGGTGACTATGGTCTGGATGACAAAGACATGGACGCGTCGGTCGCCACGGTGCGGTCGCTGTGTGAACAGATTGAGGCTGACCTGATCTTGCTGAGGGAAAGGACAGACACTGGCGGAAAGATTCAGGACTACCTCATCCGCCGGCGTGTGGGCGAGCAGGATTTCCTGGAAGTCAG AGTGGCGGTGGTAGGGAATGTGGACGCGGGGAAGAGCACTCTGCTTGGGGTTTTGACCCATGGTGAGCTGGACAATGGCAGAGGCTTTGCTCGCCAGAAGCTCTTTAGACACAAACATGAAATGGAGAGTGGCAGGACCAGCAGTGTGGGCAATGATATCCTGGGGTTTGACCAGGAGGGACAG GTGGTGAACAAGCCAGACAGCCACGGTGGCAGCCTTGACTGGACCAAGATCTGTGAGAAATCCTCAAAAGTTATCACCTTTATTGACCTGGCTGGCCATGAAAAGTACCTCAAGACCACTGTATTTGGCATGACGGGACACCTGCCTGATTTCTGCATGCTCATG GTTGGCAGTAACGCTGGCATTGTTGGCATGACCAAAGAGCATCTGGGTCTGGCTCTGGCCCTGAATGTGCCGGTGTTTGTAGTGGTTACTAAGATAGACATGTGTCCGGCCAACATCCTGCAAG aGACGCTAAAATTGTTGCAGCGGTTATTAAAGTCACAAGGCTGCAGGAAAATCCCCGTGCTGGTCCAGAACAAGGATGATGTCATCGTCACAGCCTCCAACTTCAGCTCTGAGAG GATGTGTCCAATTTTTCAGATTTCAAATGTGACGGGGGAGAACATGGATCTGCTGAAGATGTTCCTCAACCTCCTTTCTTCTCGGACCAACTTCAACAACGATGAGCCTGCTGAGTTCCAAATAGACGACACATACTCAGTACCG GGAGTGGGCACAGTAGTTTCAGGGACTACGTTACGTGGAATGATACGCCTCAACGACACACTGCTTTTAGGCCCAGACCCGCTGGGCACCTTCATCCCCATAGCAGTTAAATCCATCCACCGCAAGAGGATGCCTGTCAAAGAGGTTCGAGGTGGACAGACAGCGTCCTTTGCCCTCAAAAAG ATCAAACGTTCATATATAAGGAAAGGCATGGTGATGGTTTCCCCAAAGTTGCTGCCACAGGCCACCTGGGAGTTTGAGGCTGAGATTTTGGTGCTGCATCACCCCACCACGATATCCCCCCGATACCAGGCCATGG TTCACTGTGGCAGCATCAGGCAGACCGCCACAATCCTGACCATGAACAAAGACTGTCTGCGGACAGGGGACAAGGCCACAGTCCATTTCCGCTTCATCAAGACTCCAGAGTACCTGCACTGTGACCACAAACTGGTGTTCAGAGAAGGACGCACCAAAGCTGTGGGCACCATCACCAAG CTTCTCCAAGCAGTGAACACCCAGGCAGCGAAAGCCCAGCAGGCCAAGATGCAGGCCAGTAAGAAGACTTTTAAAGACGGCACGGCAGCCAATGAAGAGGCTGGATCCACTGCACGACCGCCCAGTCCTAACACAGCACAGCTACCA CTCAAGTCGGGAGGGGGAGGACGCAGGAGAGGAGGTCAGAGACATCGAGGGAAAGGCCTGAGTGCTGAAGCTATCTCCACAGCCGTGCCTGCCGGAGCTGCCGGCACCGCCTGA
- the LOC117952481 gene encoding urotensin-2 receptor, with amino-acid sequence MNCTPNATIAPQPGLVLSPGPGDGGFQESGGGGGGGGGSGGLWVTFLLGATLTIMCAMGVAGNTYTLIITRSAALRRTGSMYVYIINLALADLLYLSTIPFVVCTYFAHDWLFGEAGCRILLSLDLLTMHASVFILVAMSLERYRAVARPFSAHRSLSRKRKLAAGIIWGLAFVLTLPMMVMIRLREGKPTTAGLVQSICFPTWTPEAFKAYITVLFLTSVLVPGLVIVGLYVGLASRYWAVQASLRCSSRSAQRRGLKQKVVSMIFSIVMVYWACFLPFWGWQLARLFSPESLKALSPAAHNYVNFFVTCLTYGNSCINPFLYTLLTRNYKDYLAQKGQSVGSSRADPGSAVTCPLQDL; translated from the coding sequence ATGAACTGCACTCCTAATGCCACTATCGCTCCACAGCCGGGACTAGTCTTGAGCCCAGGGCCTGGAGATGGAGGCTTCCAGgagagtggtggtggtggtggtggtggtggaggcaGTGGGGGCCTTTGGGTGACATTCCTGCTCGGTGCCACACTGACAATCATGTGCGCCATGGGTGTGGCGGGCAACACGTACACACTCATCATTACCCGTTCAGCCGCCTTGCGCCGGACAGGTTCCATGTACGTTTACATCATCAATCTGGCTCTCGCAGACCTGCTCTACCTCTCCACCATACCCTTTGTAGTCTGCACCTACTTTGCCCATGACTGGCTGTTTGGCGAGGCTGGCTGTCGCATCCTGCTGAGTCTCGACCTCCTCACTATGCACGCCAGCGTCTTTATTTTGGTTGCTATGAGCCTGGAACGCTACCGTGCCGTTGCTAGGCCCTTCAGCGCCCACAGATCCTTGTCCCGTAAACGAAAGCTAGCGGCCGGGATTATCTGGGGTTTGGCTTTTGTGCTAACGCTTCCCATGATGGTGATGATCCGACTCAGGGAGGGCAAACCAACGACGGCTGGTTTGGTCCAGAGCATATGCTTTCCTACTTGGACCCCTGAGGCCTTCAAGGCTTACATCACAGTCCTGTTTCTTACAAGTGTTTTAGTTCCTGGATTGGTCATCGTTGGGCTGTATGTGGGGCTAGCCAGCCGCTACTGGGCAGTGCAGGCTAGTTTAAGATGTAGCAGCCGGTCTGCCCAGAGGAGAGGACTCAAACAAAAAGTCGTGTCAATGATCTTTAGCATCGTAATGGTCTACTGGGCTTGTTTCTTACCTTTCTGGGGATGGCAGCTGGCCAGACTGTTCTCTCCAGAGTCCCTGAAAGCTTTGTCTCCAGCTGCTCATAATTATGTCAATTTCTTTGTTACGTGTCTGACATATGGGAACAGCTGCATCAATCCATTTCTTTACACTCTGCTGACCCGGAACTATAAAGATTACTTGGCCCAGAAAGGTCAGTCTGTGGGTTCAAGCAGGGCTGACCCCGGGTCAGCTGTGACTTGTCCACTGCAGGACCTTTAG